The following coding sequences lie in one Fusarium poae strain DAOMC 252244 chromosome 1, whole genome shotgun sequence genomic window:
- a CDS encoding hypothetical protein (TransMembrane:1 (o215-236i)) — MTGCTGRSWGFVAPDVQDPPQCIALCRERFLKELLPEDETFDRVCEALQDRERMERDQPFQALYCCDAQACGVDNLGERGRDPNVNWLINACQDIGYHSVLDPGPPQPYHICDSESVNGNDKHCQDANSADGIQDESSQTTSRPSSAKSITTTENTVYTKPTTKETISSVPLQSSVPQTSYSTSKDSSTQATSDPSNSDQNDTKDNKGMPLGVKVTIAIISVVGLLAIGALIFCLLRRRRSRKNDIRRLIKHPTSPPPVADSPTPLVSPAISFSASHVDAEAVPLTPPARLRERRYLPTTGDQPDIFPTSPLFSPTGRKLSPRHERTPRIYSANQVPMIVMTAPDGCNMRDNDHSASISDGIITPPPSALIDPFGLSGNTSPPRPPRSRDASFNMLASPGPPPTRALPSTPPNRPATPTNPPHKGVS, encoded by the exons AATGTATCGCCTTGTGTAGGGAGAGATTCCTCAAAGAACTGTTGCCCGAGGATGAGACATTCGACCGAGTGTGCGAGGCTCTGCAAGACAGGGAACGCATGGAGAGGGACCAGCCTTTCCAGGCTTTGTATTGTTGCGATGCTCAGGCTTGTGGCGTGGACAACCTTGGTGAGCGTGGCAGAGATC CAAATGTCAACTGGCTCATCAATGCCTGTCAAGA TATTGGTTACCACTCCGTGTTAGATCCAGGCCCTCCTCAACCCTATCACATATGCGATTCTGAGTCTGTCAATGGAAATGACAAACACTGTCAAGACGCCAACTCAGCCGATGGAATTCAAGATGAATCTTCTCAAACCACATCAAGACCATCATCGGCAAAATCAATAACAACGACAGAAAACACAGTCTATACAAAACCGACAACTAAAGAAACCATAAGCTCAGTACCACTACAAAGCTCAGTACCACAAACGAGTTATTCCACAAGCAAAGATTCCTCAACTCAAGCAACTTCCGACCCTTCCAACAGCGATCAAAATGACACCAAAGACAACAAAGGAATGCCGCTAGGCGTGAAAGTcaccatcgccatcatcTCCGTCGTGGGCCTCCTTGCCATCGGCGCTTTGATATTCTGCCTCCTTCGAAGAAGACGCTCTCGCAAGAACGACATCCGAAGACTCATCAAGCATCCCACATCGCCGCCTCCAGTAGCAGACTCACCAACCCCTCTCGTCTCTCCAGCTATCTCTTTTTCTGCTTCTCATGTTGATGCCGAGGCTGTCCCGCTTACACCACCGGCGCGGCTTCGTGAACGGAGATATCTTCCCACCACAGGTGATCAGCCGGACATTTTCCCAACTTCTCCCCTCTTCTCACCTACGGGGAGGAAGCTATCGCCTCGACATGAAAGGACACCTAGAATCTACAGCGCAAACCAAGTCCCTATGATAGTCATGACGGCGCCAGATGGGTGCAACATGAGAGATAACGACCACTCGGCAAGCATCAGCGATGGCATCATCACCCCTCCGCCTTCTGCCCTCATAGACCCTTTTGGTCTCAGCGGAAATActtctcctcctcgcccCCCACGATCTCGCGATGCTTCGTTTAATATGCTTGCCAGTCCGGGACCGCCACCCACAAGAGCTCTTCCCTCAACACCTCCCAACAGGCCTGCTACTCCTACAAACCCCCCTCATAAGGGCGTGAGTTGA